A window from Methanobrevibacter sp. encodes these proteins:
- a CDS encoding right-handed parallel beta-helix repeat-containing protein: MNKKVLNLFFICFISLFLISAVGAVEDNSSNKTSTYQITSAISNDEIQSMFDNANDGDTFKFTNYTYKGISLVVDKRINIVSNKTATIYASNSVSDKAKSLGISETFGFYFTSNAAGSVLSGIRIIADSCDHAVVVNGADNITIKDSRIVKGENSVLIKNSQNINLSNNDISGAAKNGVQLQNVKNCSISNNNIHNNKRSGVETSHIYDSNILRNNIHHNGFNGISMYDVSSGNVIKYNTVHNNTNGIYIDCTTINDIIMANTFSYNRNDPSCELGGSETGNGLLFGEHFKTPKKDGRLLVKNNALIHNENFQAKNNPFNEVFKLDQNYFDSTDGEDTFICPMLLAKILKLNAITIQDGIGIQLEDEDGNIISDAPAFDLGEVEVDGNKYTVKMDNDGIAKIQSKDIEPNTEHNVKITIGDRIKKVIEQIVKSGPERYVETEKPAKPNDENYRDDDGSTQQPSPDHNTDGTNPGGKDNGRGNYINGTSSSSHISNSGNSGKYGTNGSDIFSHDSSDMGENAISKGDVNAGSSSQGSGEESKAYEVVPETPISKSIVNTSGIVILSIIVLLGCFIIGYRRKLKFDE, from the coding sequence ATGAATAAAAAAGTTTTAAATCTTTTTTTCATATGTTTTATAAGCTTATTTCTTATTTCAGCTGTTGGTGCGGTAGAGGACAATTCAAGCAATAAAACTTCTACTTATCAAATCACATCAGCAATTTCAAATGATGAAATTCAATCTATGTTTGACAATGCAAATGATGGAGATACCTTTAAATTTACCAATTACACTTATAAGGGCATTTCTTTAGTTGTAGATAAAAGAATCAATATTGTTTCAAATAAAACTGCAACCATTTATGCATCAAATAGTGTAAGTGATAAGGCTAAAAGTTTAGGGATAAGCGAAACCTTCGGATTTTACTTTACATCAAATGCCGCTGGAAGTGTTTTATCCGGAATTAGGATTATTGCAGATTCTTGTGACCATGCTGTTGTTGTTAATGGTGCTGATAATATCACTATTAAAGACAGCAGGATTGTTAAAGGTGAAAATTCTGTTTTAATTAAAAATTCCCAAAATATTAATTTAAGCAATAATGATATTTCGGGAGCTGCAAAAAATGGTGTTCAACTTCAGAATGTAAAGAACTGCAGTATCTCAAATAACAATATTCACAATAACAAGAGGTCAGGTGTTGAAACTTCCCATATATATGATTCTAATATTTTAAGGAATAATATACATCACAACGGTTTCAACGGAATTTCAATGTATGATGTTTCAAGTGGAAATGTGATTAAATATAATACAGTTCACAATAATACAAATGGTATTTACATTGACTGTACAACTATAAATGACATAATCATGGCAAATACTTTTTCATATAACCGCAATGATCCGTCATGTGAACTGGGAGGTTCTGAAACAGGTAACGGTCTTTTGTTCGGAGAGCATTTTAAAACTCCAAAAAAAGACGGAAGATTGCTTGTTAAAAATAATGCCCTGATTCATAATGAAAATTTCCAAGCTAAAAACAATCCGTTTAATGAAGTTTTTAAACTTGACCAGAATTATTTTGATTCAACAGATGGTGAAGACACTTTTATATGCCCAATGCTTCTTGCAAAAATTTTAAAACTTAATGCTATTACAATACAGGATGGTATTGGTATTCAATTAGAAGATGAGGATGGAAATATAATCAGTGATGCTCCTGCCTTTGATTTAGGTGAGGTTGAAGTAGACGGCAATAAGTATACTGTCAAAATGGACAATGACGGCATTGCTAAAATTCAATCAAAAGATATTGAACCTAATACTGAGCACAATGTTAAAATAACCATTGGAGATAGGATAAAAAAAGTCATTGAACAAATTGTTAAATCAGGACCTGAAAGATATGTTGAAACTGAAAAACCCGCCAAACCTAATGATGAAAATTACAGGGATGATGACGGTAGTACACAACAGCCTTCTCCTGACCACAATACTGATGGAACAAACCCTGGCGGCAAAGACAATGGCAGGGGAAACTATATAAATGGAACCTCTTCCAGTTCACATATTTCCAACAGCGGAAATTCCGGTAAGTATGGAACTAACGGTTCAGATATTTTCTCCCATGACTCTTCAGATATGGGTGAAAATGCAATATCTAAAGGTGATGTAAATGCAGGTTCATCAAGTCAGGGTTCTGGTGAGGAATCTAAAGCTTATGAAGTAGTTCCTGAAACTCCAATATCCAAATCTATTGTTAATACTTCAGGTATTGTTATTTTAAGTATTATTGTGTTACTGGGATGTTTTATTATTGGGTATCGGCGTAAATTAAAATTCGATGAATAA
- a CDS encoding DUF4405 domain-containing protein — MNKKITVDILMGVAIILEFLSLPVLIHEIIGIGLLFLVILHLKYNKKYFKAINKGKYDLKRTVDLIINIGLLISLLITIISGILYSQQSLKSLKIGNHKISHIHKSFSVFSIIFLGLHLITTRKKLLREIKK; from the coding sequence ATGAATAAAAAAATTACTGTGGATATTTTAATGGGCGTTGCAATTATATTAGAATTTCTTAGCCTTCCTGTTTTAATTCATGAAATTATTGGAATAGGATTATTGTTTTTAGTAATATTACATTTAAAATATAATAAAAAATATTTTAAAGCAATAAATAAGGGAAAATATGATCTTAAAAGAACCGTAGACCTTATCATAAATATCGGATTACTTATCTCTTTATTAATAACAATCATTTCAGGTATTCTTTACAGCCAACAATCATTAAAAAGCTTAAAAATTGGAAATCATAAAATTTCACATATTCATAAATCCTTTTCAGTTTTCAGCATAATATTTTTAGGATTACATTTGATAACTACTCGTAAAAAATTATTAAGAGAAATTAAGAAATAA
- a CDS encoding AraC family transcriptional regulator, with the protein MNENLYGILDKVLKSEFSIEGDGSKKTIKLGKDAEHGKMETHSIFDGIVIAFIDININNFDNVFFEDKISSRLLQINHCAEGRYSYALNDDKIVYFGKGDLCVNIYDLTKTVSDFPLGYYEGLEIFIDVDAANEPIKEVIPDFDLIELYESLEKSKGYRLVRANEKIDHVIGELYCIDERIKEPYFKLKCLELLLFVSIASESKTESISLSKKHVNIVESVKDDLIKDLGSKITIGELANKHDVSKTTLKNSFKEVYGKPIFKWRKEYKLDYACRLIEKGQLSISEISKKVGYSSPSKFSQAFKGHVGCTPSEYKK; encoded by the coding sequence ATGAATGAAAATCTTTATGGAATTTTAGATAAGGTTTTAAAATCTGAATTTTCAATTGAAGGCGATGGTTCTAAAAAGACTATTAAGTTGGGAAAGGATGCCGAACACGGAAAAATGGAAACTCATTCCATATTTGATGGAATTGTCATTGCTTTTATTGACATTAACATTAACAACTTTGATAATGTTTTTTTTGAAGATAAGATTTCTTCTCGTTTACTTCAAATCAACCATTGTGCTGAAGGCAGATATTCATATGCCCTAAACGATGATAAGATTGTTTATTTTGGAAAAGGGGATCTGTGTGTTAACATTTATGATCTGACAAAAACGGTTTCCGATTTTCCTTTAGGATATTATGAAGGATTGGAGATTTTCATTGATGTTGATGCTGCAAATGAACCGATTAAAGAGGTCATCCCTGATTTTGATTTAATTGAATTATATGAGAGTTTAGAAAAATCTAAGGGTTATAGGTTAGTCAGAGCAAATGAAAAAATCGACCATGTAATCGGTGAGTTATATTGTATTGATGAGCGAATTAAAGAACCTTATTTTAAATTAAAATGTTTGGAACTATTGCTGTTTGTATCCATAGCCAGTGAATCCAAAACGGAATCAATTTCACTTTCTAAAAAACATGTTAATATAGTGGAAAGTGTCAAAGATGATTTGATTAAGGATTTGGGAAGTAAAATCACAATCGGGGAGTTGGCCAATAAACATGATGTAAGCAAAACAACCTTGAAAAACTCTTTTAAGGAAGTTTATGGAAAACCTATTTTCAAATGGAGAAAAGAGTACAAACTTGATTATGCTTGTCGTTTGATTGAAAAAGGACAGTTATCTATTTCAGAGATATCTAAAAAAGTCGGATATTCTTCTCCTTCAAAATTTAGTCAGGCATTTAAGGGACATGTTGGCTGCACTCCATCGGAGTATAAAAAATAA
- a CDS encoding ABC transporter ATP-binding protein, translating into MSNTQNKNKFIRLLNYSGNYKYLSILGMILSALSAICLLLPFVYIWDVVNALLTVAPNFSQAQNLDTYAFNAFAFAVAGIVLNFFGLMGTHLSAFKNEKNMKDAAISHLLKLPLGYFSNHTSGGLRKVIDFSTAKTETFLAHQLFDLTGAIVTPIAFLILLFSFNWILGLICLIPIVLCFLFMYPMFSSESQNFMVQYQTYLERMNGEAVEYVRGIPVTKAFQQSVYSFKNFIGAIRNYAKFSANYSLSTQFPMTAFTVSINGFFALLIPAGILLAGSLVDKKFLADFMFYVIFTPICAVMMNRIMTVSQDWMLASHALEGIEEILAEKPLVEAVNPQKPKNHSIEFEEVYFDYEKTDGDEHILNDVNLRIDENETVALVGPSGSGKTTIASLIPRFWDVDEGSIRVGDVDVRDISTKDLMENISFVFQNTTLFKDSIYNNVAIGCKGASREDVKKALSLAQCDDIIDELPDGIDTVIGTEGTYLSGGQQQRIALARAILKDAPIIILDEATALADPENEYMIQKAISEITKDKTVIMIAHRLSTVKNVDKIYVVENGRIVEKGNHDALVENKGIYSRMWDEFNQSIQWKVKSEAV; encoded by the coding sequence ATGTCAAATACTCAAAATAAAAATAAATTTATACGATTATTGAATTATTCGGGTAATTATAAATATTTGTCAATCTTAGGTATGATATTATCTGCTTTAAGTGCCATATGTTTACTGCTTCCATTTGTATACATATGGGATGTTGTCAATGCACTTTTGACTGTTGCTCCAAACTTCAGTCAGGCGCAGAACTTGGATACATATGCTTTTAATGCATTCGCATTTGCAGTTGCAGGAATAGTCTTAAACTTTTTCGGTTTAATGGGCACTCACTTATCTGCATTTAAAAATGAGAAGAACATGAAAGATGCAGCTATAAGTCATCTGCTTAAGCTGCCTTTGGGATATTTTTCAAATCATACCAGCGGCGGGCTTAGAAAAGTAATTGATTTTAGCACTGCAAAAACCGAAACATTTTTAGCTCATCAGTTATTTGATTTGACTGGAGCTATTGTAACACCAATAGCTTTTTTAATATTGTTATTCAGTTTTAACTGGATTTTAGGTTTAATCTGTTTGATTCCAATCGTTTTATGTTTCCTATTCATGTATCCTATGTTTTCTTCTGAATCTCAGAATTTTATGGTTCAGTATCAGACATATCTTGAAAGAATGAACGGTGAAGCGGTGGAATATGTTAGAGGAATTCCGGTTACAAAAGCATTCCAGCAAAGTGTTTATTCATTTAAAAACTTCATTGGTGCAATCAGGAATTATGCAAAATTCTCAGCTAACTATTCATTGTCTACCCAGTTTCCAATGACTGCATTTACAGTATCCATCAATGGATTTTTTGCTCTATTGATTCCTGCAGGAATATTGCTTGCAGGATCTCTAGTCGATAAAAAATTCTTAGCGGATTTCATGTTTTATGTAATATTCACACCAATATGTGCTGTGATGATGAATAGGATAATGACAGTTTCACAGGATTGGATGTTGGCAAGCCATGCTTTGGAAGGCATTGAAGAAATTTTAGCCGAAAAGCCTTTAGTTGAAGCGGTTAATCCTCAAAAACCTAAAAATCATTCAATCGAATTTGAAGAGGTCTATTTTGACTATGAAAAAACTGATGGTGATGAGCATATATTAAATGATGTTAATTTAAGAATTGATGAAAATGAAACTGTTGCATTAGTTGGACCGTCCGGCAGCGGTAAAACAACTATAGCATCACTGATACCAAGATTCTGGGATGTTGATGAAGGTTCTATAAGGGTTGGTGATGTTGATGTAAGGGATATTTCAACAAAAGATTTGATGGAAAACATTTCATTCGTATTTCAGAATACCACTTTATTCAAAGATTCAATTTACAATAATGTAGCTATTGGTTGTAAAGGAGCTTCAAGAGAAGATGTTAAAAAAGCATTAAGTTTGGCTCAATGTGATGATATAATTGATGAGCTTCCTGATGGAATCGATACAGTGATTGGAACTGAAGGAACGTATCTTTCAGGAGGTCAGCAACAAAGGATAGCGCTTGCAAGAGCAATACTTAAAGATGCTCCAATAATCATTTTAGATGAAGCCACCGCTCTGGCGGACCCGGAAAACGAATATATGATTCAAAAGGCAATTTCTGAAATTACAAAAGATAAGACTGTAATAATGATTGCACATAGATTATCCACAGTCAAGAATGTAGATAAGATTTATGTTGTTGAAAATGGACGAATTGTTGAAAAAGGCAATCATGATGCATTAGTTGAAAACAAAGGGATTTATTCAAGAATGTGGGATGAGTTTAACCAGTCCATTCAATGGAAAGTAAAAAGTGAGGCGGTATGA
- a CDS encoding ABC transporter ATP-binding protein: protein MISEYFTERFGLTKEGSDNLIKGIIYTSLLNIAFMLPVGLYALLINMWVEPLTGGKVIEPNLGMFIVLILIVLGIIFALAWKQYHFVFNTTYTESENRRINLGENLRKLPLSFFENRDLADLTSTIMNDCTDLEHVFSHAIPQLLGSIISLVLVAIGMFVFDWRLALALLWPVPVAFAILYASKILIYKGGEIVMEDLLDCGDTMQECIESIRDLKSYSYHDEYFGKISGLTSKIEKSRIKAELMAASGVITGKVVLNLGIVSVILLGSYLIMNSQVSLFTLLIFLIASATIYAPVENGLMFLSEILMMDIKIERTKEIESLVVEEGLTEYSLNGYDIEFKGVDFNYDDLKNVLTDINFTAKQGEVTALVGPSGGGKSTVSKLAARFWDPVSGEVILGGHDLSKLDSEKLLENFSIVFQDVMLFNTSILENIRVGKKDATDEEVVEAAKLAECEDFVQKLPDGYDEVIGENGELLSGGQRQRISIARALLKDANVILLDEATSFLDVENESKIQKALSQLIKNKTVIIIAHRMRTIANADKIIVLDEGRIAEQGSPEELLAQNGLFKKMVDLQNLSGEWVI from the coding sequence ATGATATCAGAATATTTCACTGAAAGATTTGGACTTACAAAAGAGGGTTCCGATAATTTGATTAAAGGAATCATCTACACGTCACTTTTAAACATTGCGTTCATGCTTCCAGTCGGTTTATATGCATTGCTCATTAATATGTGGGTAGAACCATTGACTGGAGGTAAGGTCATCGAGCCGAACCTTGGCATGTTTATCGTATTGATATTAATCGTTTTAGGAATTATCTTTGCATTGGCATGGAAACAATATCACTTTGTATTCAACACAACTTACACAGAAAGTGAAAACAGAAGAATCAATCTGGGTGAAAATTTAAGAAAACTTCCGCTGTCATTCTTTGAGAACAGAGACTTGGCAGACTTGACATCAACAATCATGAATGACTGCACTGATTTGGAACATGTCTTTTCACATGCGATTCCACAATTGCTCGGTTCAATTATCTCATTGGTTCTTGTTGCAATTGGAATGTTTGTCTTTGATTGGAGACTTGCCCTTGCACTATTATGGCCAGTTCCTGTAGCATTTGCAATTTTATATGCATCAAAAATTCTCATCTATAAAGGTGGTGAAATTGTCATGGAAGATTTGCTTGATTGCGGAGATACAATGCAGGAATGTATAGAATCCATCAGAGATTTGAAATCATACAGTTATCATGATGAATACTTTGGAAAGATTTCTGGATTAACTTCCAAAATTGAAAAATCAAGAATCAAAGCAGAATTAATGGCTGCTTCCGGAGTAATCACTGGCAAAGTTGTCTTGAATTTAGGAATAGTTTCTGTAATTCTTCTAGGTTCATACTTAATAATGAATTCACAGGTGTCACTCTTTACACTTTTAATATTTCTGATAGCCTCCGCAACGATTTATGCACCAGTTGAAAACGGGTTAATGTTTTTATCTGAAATATTGATGATGGATATAAAAATTGAAAGGACCAAAGAAATTGAATCATTAGTTGTTGAAGAGGGATTAACTGAATATTCCTTAAATGGTTATGATATTGAATTTAAAGGTGTTGATTTCAATTATGATGATTTAAAAAATGTTTTAACTGATATTAATTTTACAGCAAAACAGGGTGAGGTTACAGCGCTTGTTGGACCTTCAGGTGGTGGAAAATCCACGGTTTCCAAACTGGCTGCCAGATTCTGGGATCCAGTTTCTGGTGAAGTGATTCTGGGAGGGCATGATTTGTCAAAACTGGATAGTGAAAAACTCTTGGAAAACTTCTCAATTGTTTTTCAGGATGTGATGCTGTTTAATACTTCAATTCTGGAAAATATTCGGGTCGGTAAAAAGGATGCAACTGATGAAGAAGTTGTTGAGGCTGCAAAACTTGCAGAATGTGAAGATTTTGTCCAAAAACTTCCTGATGGCTATGATGAGGTCATTGGTGAAAATGGTGAGTTGTTATCTGGGGGTCAAAGACAAAGAATTTCAATTGCAAGGGCATTGCTTAAGGATGCTAATGTCATTCTTCTGGATGAAGCTACATCATTTTTGGATGTTGAAAATGAATCTAAGATTCAAAAAGCGTTATCTCAGTTAATTAAAAACAAGACTGTGATAATTATTGCTCATAGGATGCGTACAATAGCAAATGCCGATAAAATTATTGTTCTCGATGAAGGTAGAATCGCTGAGCAAGGTTCACCTGAGGAATTATTAGCTCAAAATGGACTGTTTAAGAAAATGGTCGACTTACAAAATTTAAGTGGGGAATGGGTAATCTGA
- a CDS encoding MptD family putative ECF transporter S component: MSERLNVKDLITVGVFAVILIVLIFVFGMLGYIPILMLALPILAALICGIPYMLFLTRVSKFGMVTLLGLILGIIMFLSGHTWIPIIVFTLFAFIADCILKMGNYSSIKNSIISHGVFIMGIMGNMLPFFILRDYFMEAMRVSMGNDYVNVITPFLNSGVLIILVILTFIVGVASAYLGKIVLKKHFEKAGIA, translated from the coding sequence ATGTCTGAAAGATTAAATGTGAAGGATTTAATCACTGTAGGTGTTTTTGCAGTGATATTAATAGTATTAATATTTGTATTTGGAATGCTAGGTTATATTCCTATTCTAATGTTGGCATTACCAATTTTGGCTGCATTGATTTGTGGAATTCCATATATGCTGTTTTTAACAAGAGTTTCTAAATTTGGAATGGTTACATTACTGGGGTTAATTCTGGGTATAATAATGTTTTTAAGCGGTCACACATGGATACCAATAATTGTATTCACTTTATTTGCATTCATTGCTGATTGTATCTTAAAAATGGGTAATTATTCCTCAATCAAAAACTCAATTATTAGTCATGGTGTTTTTATAATGGGGATTATGGGTAATATGTTGCCATTTTTCATTTTAAGAGATTATTTCATGGAAGCAATGCGTGTTTCAATGGGAAATGATTATGTTAATGTTATCACCCCATTTCTTAACAGTGGAGTTTTAATAATCTTAGTTATTTTAACATTCATTGTAGGTGTTGCAAGTGCATATCTTGGAAAAATCGTATTGAAAAAACACTTTGAAAAAGCAGGTATAGCTTAG
- a CDS encoding energy-coupling factor transporter transmembrane component T → MGLELNFNLDPRTKILILVILSFMVFNDVSLYVSGILVLIPFICLFFTNHKKASLIYIAAYILAKYVQIYILPVATGFLAILLITFSYTVSRMLPIIMMGYYTITTTKVSEFISSMEKSSIPRDIIIPVSVVFRYVPSVFEEIKSITNAMKMRGFGLSVKSLKNPLKLIEFYMVPILISAIKTADELSAASLTRGLSNPEHRTHLFEVKLTKLDYALLTITFIGFGIYVYNFLRGVLIA, encoded by the coding sequence ATGGGATTAGAACTAAATTTTAATCTAGATCCAAGAACTAAAATTCTTATTCTAGTTATTTTAAGTTTTATGGTTTTCAATGATGTGTCATTATATGTCAGTGGAATTTTAGTTTTAATTCCATTTATTTGTTTATTCTTCACAAATCATAAAAAGGCTTCTTTAATCTATATTGCAGCTTATATTCTTGCAAAATATGTCCAGATTTATATTCTCCCAGTTGCAACTGGTTTTCTGGCTATACTGTTGATAACTTTTAGTTATACAGTTTCTAGAATGTTGCCGATTATTATGATGGGATATTATACTATAACAACAACAAAAGTAAGTGAATTTATTTCATCTATGGAAAAAAGCAGTATTCCACGAGACATTATCATACCTGTCTCAGTTGTGTTTAGATATGTTCCATCAGTTTTTGAAGAGATAAAATCAATAACCAATGCAATGAAAATGAGGGGATTTGGCCTATCAGTTAAATCTTTGAAAAACCCTTTAAAATTAATAGAATTTTATATGGTTCCTATCTTGATTAGTGCCATTAAAACTGCAGATGAACTATCTGCTGCATCTCTAACAAGAGGTCTCAGCAATCCAGAGCATAGAACTCATTTATTTGAAGTAAAACTAACTAAACTGGATTACGCCCTTTTAACAATAACATTCATAGGCTTCGGAATATATGTATATAATTTTTTGAGAGGTGTTTTAATTGCTTAA